The proteins below come from a single Coleofasciculus chthonoplastes PCC 7420 genomic window:
- a CDS encoding DUF3226 domain-containing protein, with protein sequence MSNLLIVESKNDKLFMEALIDNLNYDISIEPPICINDYECLGGLDKSKLINALNALAADIQKRDIQKVGIVIDIDNFSVDERIQWVNECINQVFTNSANLSQIGKFIEISTATGEVIKLSCYFTNVDGKGELETVLKTIKSQNSTFADCLVSWRDCLENQGKSITGKEFDKFWVSLYIRFDTCSKKEKKQAERKCSMKNFDYIMKEKVDIWDLEHPVLEEVKKFLRIFTDE encoded by the coding sequence GTGAGTAACTTACTTATCGTTGAGAGCAAAAATGATAAGTTGTTCATGGAAGCCTTAATAGATAACTTAAATTATGATATTTCCATAGAGCCTCCCATTTGCATCAATGACTATGAATGCTTGGGAGGATTGGACAAATCTAAACTGATCAATGCTCTCAACGCTTTAGCAGCCGATATTCAGAAAAGAGATATACAAAAGGTTGGTATTGTCATAGATATCGATAATTTTTCTGTAGATGAGCGAATTCAATGGGTGAACGAATGTATTAATCAAGTTTTCACAAATAGTGCCAATTTATCACAAATAGGAAAATTCATAGAAATTAGTACGGCTACTGGAGAGGTAATCAAGTTATCCTGCTATTTTACCAATGTAGATGGGAAAGGTGAATTAGAAACTGTCCTAAAAACTATTAAGTCTCAGAATTCTACGTTTGCTGATTGCTTAGTCAGTTGGCGGGATTGTTTAGAAAATCAAGGCAAATCAATCACTGGCAAAGAGTTTGACAAGTTTTGGGTTAGTCTCTACATTAGATTTGATACTTGTTCAAAAAAAGAGAAAAAACAAGCGGAAAGAAAATGTAGCATGAAAAACTTTGACTATATCATGAAAGAAAAAGTTGATATTTGGGATTTAGAACATCCTGTACTAGAAGAAGTAAAGAAATTTTTAAGGATTTTTACGGACGAGTAG